One segment of Triticum aestivum cultivar Chinese Spring chromosome 2A, IWGSC CS RefSeq v2.1, whole genome shotgun sequence DNA contains the following:
- the LOC123191501 gene encoding uncharacterized protein has product MAFGGCRARQGINLHVAVVQDVGAGTRPCTSYVQLFNHTLQIWRLKIRPRLAYPANKLHLANKLRPLSPQLSFEQQVFFSFLKLDRRRRRRRSASVRLAAIPLTVPDCFQSLTRCTSVLASIDSSNWVQGDGDTRIRSGSNLPWILSLVADCVPRGHLFTLMEEVTTPSSSESCRMPLSQLAKKHLFEPDTSELANPVITKLGVPHGHPELGPRGWTAGPSFSARCYQPPAPGPRLDEASTLGTHMISKGLGWENHEVEYAPMPLGYLEWGTNVLKKYHTHLKGSEEGVDYVYGAIYCSLGDYSVSPSLLRSLLERWDPNTNTFLFSSGERTVTLLDMHQIAGLPLDGEPYEEYVPLADELDPSTLLYPNFLPRLLKIWTKLAVGGKVGFKEWCDFFHNSGVNSFATESLEDQCVYTAAFLAIWLCRYVVVGGGPYIRPGVLVMAAWISLGRRISLGPPALCSLYYSLRRICTHPIGPSFIHRIWPVHYLAGWMGVYLKKPYGNRARTPNFPSSRILAVQPNMVNTMFKTPRHFTPKEAHAFLDDYKNIAWNPHSLTMEGVFKPKRAFLISIRRGMLPWRRGTITADVCIAEPYHPDRVARQFRLDQVVPFSPLASLYTQDEIGIAYAFWSHLLSLAPEEFHYFPDDDRVGNTSIAWANWWKKFLKPFADILDHLCNGNMTGKTPYDVRIKNKRALQHNIRPRPLSDKDFMVVRRVPIEHRDQHVQSLEKAETPITDQWRLVLYNYLNDVVAAQPVKSKELRRGNVLKQNALAGSSSAHPLSADNDISDTAPSASGKRHRQSTAPHVEQEERLPSKRKLDFGQESNFSEPTTLDGPSLDVELSNFVSEEDFGHVLMGEKDHGLGDLFNLSAIIEDLSAVEKKCTEMEAREAELKAQFEEVTATLHRLKLEMEQRRQAHDAHKSEQEKLVKSVQDTNAGKRARLAEFKQKTADLKTEASQLLNSLQNWRAL; this is encoded by the exons ATGGCCTTTGGAGGCTGCCGCGCGCGCCAAGGAATCAACCTGCACGTCGCTGTCGTGCAGGACGTGGGAGCGGGAAC ACGACCGTGTACCAGCTACGTACAGCTTTTTAACCATACGTTGCAAATATGGAGGCTAAAAATCAGGCCACGTCTGGCTTATCCGGCTAACAAACTCCATCTGGCTAACAAACTGCGTCCGCTATCCCCTCAACTCTCTTTTGAACAGCaagtcttcttttcttttcttaaaCTAGATAGAAGACGGCGGAGACGAAGGTCCGCTTCCGTCCGGCTGGCCGCAATTCCTTTGACAG TCCCAGATTGTTTTCAATCCCTCACAAGATGCACCTCCGTGTTGGCAAGTATTGACTCCTCCAATTGG GTGCAGGGAGACGGGGACACTAGGATACGGTCTGGATCGAATCTTCCTTGG ATACTATCTCTCGTTGCAGACTGCGTACCTCGGGGTCATCTCTTCACCTTG ATGGAGGAAGTCACGACACCATCTTCGTCTGAGTCATGTAGAATGCCTTTATCACAGTTGGCCAAAAAACATCTATTTGAACCTGATACTAGTGAGCTAGCCAATCCAGTGATTACGAAGTTAGGCGTACCACACGGCCATCCTGAGCTTGGACCACGTGGATGGACGGCAGGGCCATCTTTCTCAGCTCGTTGTTATCAACCTCCCGCACCTGGGCCCAGACTTGATGAAGCTTCAACCCTTGGGACACATATGATATCCAAAGGTTTAGGCTGGGAGAATCATGAGGTTGAATACGCTCCAATGCCTCTTGGATATCTTGAATGGGGTACTAATGTCTTGAAGAAATATCATACCCATCTGAAGGGGAGTGAGGAAGGTGTGGATTATGTCTATGGAGCCATTTATTGCTCTTTAGGCGACTACTCTGTCTCCCCTTCTCTTTTAAGGTCTTTATTGGAGAGATGGGATCCCAACACCAACACGTTTTTGTTCTCGTCTGGCGAGCGTACAGTCACACTTCTTGATATGCATCAGATCGCGGGGTTGCCCCTTGATGGTGAACCTTATGAAGAATATGTTCCCCTAGCTGATGAGTTGGATCCTTCGACTCTTTTGTACCCCAACTTCCTGCCTCGGCTCCTAAAAATTTGGACCAAGCTTGCCGTGGGTGGCAAAGTAGGTTTCAAGGAATGGTGCGACTTCTTTCACAATAGTGGAGTAAACTCCTTTGCTACCGAGAGCTTAGAAGACCAGTGCGTGTACACTGCGGCTTTTCTTGCCATATGGCTTTGCCGCTACGTCGTTGTTGGTGGTGGGCCATATATTCGCCCTGGGGTATTAGTGATGGCGGCATGGATTTCCCTAGGACGACGCATCTCTTTGGGCCCACCTGCTCTTTGCTCCCTTTATTACTCACTTCGGCGAATTTGTACTCATCCGATTGGCCCTTCATTCATACATAGGATTTGGCCAGTCCACTACCTTGCTGGATGGATGGGCGTGTACCTCAAGAAACCCTATGGAAACAGAGCAAGAACACCAAATTTTCCGAGCTCCAGAATTTTGGCGGTACAACCTAATATGGTGAACACCATGTTTAAGACGCCACGTCATTTTACTCCTAAAGAGGCACATGCTTTCCTCGATGACTATAAGAATATTGCTTGGAACCCCCATTCTCTCACTATGGAAGGTGTGTTCAAACCCAAGAGGGCTTTCTTAATTTCCATTCGTCGAGGCATGCTGCCATGGAGGCGTGGTACTATCACCGCCGACGTGTGTATAGCTGAACCATATCACCCAGATCGAGTGGCACGACAGTTTCGTCTTGACCAAGTTGTTCCCTTTTCTCCTCTAGCGAGCCTGTATACTCAAGATGAAATTGGAATCGCCTATGCTTTTTGGTCACACCTATTATCCTTGGCCCCTGAAGAATTCCACTATTTTCCTGATGATGATCGAGTTGGGAACACCTCTATAGCATGGGCTAATTGGTGGAAAAAATTTCTAAAGCCTTTCGCCGACATTCTGGACCATCTTTGCAATGGCAACATGACTGGGAAGACCCCTTATGATGTAAGGATAAAAAATAAGCGTGCACTACAACACAACATCAGGCCTCGACCATTGTCTGACAAAGATTTTATGGTGGTGAGGAGAGTACCTATTGAGCACCGTGACCAACATGTTCAGTCCCTTGAGAAGGCAGAGACACCTATTACAGATCAATGGAGACTGGTCCTCTATAATTATTTAAATGATGTTGTTGCTGCTCAACCGGTGAAGTCTAAAGAG CTACGGCGGGGCAATGTACTGAAACAGAATGCCCTAGCTGggtcctcctctgctcatccgctaTCAGCGGATAATGATATATCAGACACTGCCCCATCCGCTAGCGGAAAAAGACACAGACAATCTACAGCGCCTCACGTGGAACAAGAAGAAAGGCTGCCCTCAAAGCGCAAACTTGATTTCGGCCAAGAATCCAATTTTTCAGAACCAACAACATTGGATGGTCCGTCATTAGATGTTGAACTCAGTAACTTTGTTAGTGAAGAAGATTTTGGCCATGTCCTCATGGGAGAAAAGGACCATGGCCTTGGTGACCTCTTCAATTTATCT GCCATAATTGAGGACTTATCTGCCGTAGAAAAGAAGTGCACTGAAATGGAGGCACGTGAAGCAGAGTTGAAGGCCCAGTTTGAAGAGGTTACTGCTACTTTGCACAGGCTTAAGTTGGAAATGGAACAACGCCGACAAGCACATGATGCCCATAAATCTGAACAGGAGAAGTTGGTGAAGAGTGTACAGGATACCAATGCTGGCAAACGTGCAAGGCTTGCTGAATTTAAACAAAAGACAGCAGATTTAAAGACTGAAGCAAGTCAGTTGTTGAACAGCCTGCAGAACTGGCGAGCTCTTTGA